From Mannheimia pernigra, one genomic window encodes:
- the efp gene encoding elongation factor P — protein sequence MASYSTNDFKKGLKFIQDGEPCVIVENEFVKPGKGQAFTRTKIRKLISGKVLEINFKSGSSVEAADVVDSNYNYSYSDGDFWYFMHPETFEQISVDEKALGDNVKWLVDNAECIVTLWNGSAIAVTPPNFVELEIVETDPGLKGDTAGTGGKPATLSTGAVVSVPLFVQIGEVIRVDTRSGEYVSRVK from the coding sequence ATGGCTAGTTACAGCACTAATGACTTTAAAAAAGGTTTAAAATTTATCCAAGATGGTGAGCCTTGTGTAATTGTTGAAAACGAATTTGTAAAACCAGGTAAAGGTCAAGCATTTACACGTACTAAAATTCGTAAATTAATTTCTGGCAAAGTATTAGAGATCAACTTCAAATCAGGCTCTTCTGTTGAAGCAGCCGATGTTGTTGATTCTAACTACAACTACTCATACAGCGATGGCGATTTCTGGTACTTTATGCACCCAGAAACGTTTGAGCAAATTTCTGTTGATGAAAAAGCATTAGGCGATAACGTAAAATGGTTAGTTGATAATGCAGAATGTATCGTGACATTATGGAATGGCTCTGCCATTGCCGTAACGCCACCAAACTTTGTTGAGTTAGAGATTGTTGAAACTGATCCAGGCTTAAAAGGCGATACCGCAGGTACAGGCGGTAAACCAGCAACACTAAGCACAGGTGCGGTTGTTAGCGTACCGCTATTCGTACAAATTGGCGAAGTAATTCGCGTAGATACACGTTCTGGTGAATATGTTTCTCGTGTGAAATAA
- a CDS encoding ClpXP protease specificity-enhancing factor, with protein sequence MKPLRPYLYNAYYNWIIDNDNTPYLLVNSEYPDVDVPVEFVKEGKIILNISSRSIGQYIATEEYIGFSARFQGMLRDIHIPFGAMEAIYAQETGDGIMFQEEEYYSVEAYQARLGTEKIQNPKVKKASTLKLVK encoded by the coding sequence ATGAAACCGTTAAGACCTTATCTTTACAATGCGTATTACAACTGGATTATTGATAACGATAATACGCCTTATTTATTAGTAAATTCAGAGTATCCAGATGTTGATGTGCCAGTAGAATTTGTCAAAGAAGGAAAAATTATCTTAAATATTTCTTCTCGTTCTATTGGACAATATATTGCAACCGAAGAATATATTGGCTTTAGTGCACGTTTTCAGGGAATGTTAAGAGATATTCACATTCCTTTTGGCGCAATGGAAGCTATTTATGCTCAAGAAACAGGTGATGGTATTATGTTTCAAGAGGAAGAGTATTATAGCGTGGAGGCTTATCAAGCCCGCTTGGGTACTGAAAAAATTCAGAATCCTAAAGTGAAAAAAGCATCAACTTTAAAATTAGTCAAATAG
- a CDS encoding glutathione S-transferase N-terminal domain-containing protein — MTSSINKRSVMTLFSDKNDIYSHQVRIVLAEKGVPYEIENVTLGSISEDLLELNSYGNIPTLVDRELVLFNPRIIMEYLDERFPHPPLMPVYPVSRGQCRLNIYRIEQDWYAQIDLVNKDPESAEGKKALAQLKEDILALAPVFSAKPYFMSDDFSLVDCYIAPLLWRMQILGVKFTGSTAKPINTYMTRVFQRDSFIQSVGGEAPKHLMDDKD; from the coding sequence ATGACGAGTAGTATAAATAAACGTTCAGTAATGACGCTTTTTTCGGATAAAAATGATATTTATAGCCATCAAGTACGTATCGTATTAGCAGAAAAAGGGGTTCCTTATGAAATTGAGAACGTTACGCTAGGTAGTATTTCTGAAGATTTATTAGAATTAAACTCTTATGGTAATATTCCGACCTTAGTTGATCGTGAGTTGGTGTTATTTAACCCTCGCATCATTATGGAGTATTTAGATGAGCGTTTTCCACATCCTCCATTAATGCCCGTTTATCCTGTTTCTCGTGGGCAATGTCGCTTGAATATTTATCGTATTGAACAAGATTGGTATGCACAAATTGATTTAGTGAATAAAGATCCTGAATCGGCAGAAGGCAAAAAAGCATTAGCACAGTTAAAAGAAGATATTTTGGCATTAGCTCCCGTTTTTTCTGCTAAACCTTATTTTATGAGTGATGATTTTAGTCTTGTTGACTGTTATATTGCACCATTATTATGGCGTATGCAGATTTTAGGCGTGAAATTTACTGGCTCTACAGCAAAACCAATTAATACTTATATGACCAGAGTATTCCAACGAGATAGTTTTATTCAATCTGTTGGTGGTGAAGCACCTAAACACTTAATGGATGATAAAGATTAA
- the purE gene encoding 5-(carboxyamino)imidazole ribonucleotide mutase — protein MSKNAEIAIVMGSKSDWATMSEAAQILDQFGLNYHVEVVSAHRTPDKLFSFAESAQAQGYKVIIAGAGGAAHLPGMIAAKTIVPVLGVPVKSSMLSGVDSLYSIVQMPKGIPVGTLAIGPAGAANAGLLAAQILAAFNPEIAEKLHAFRQNQTKVVLDNPDPRME, from the coding sequence ATGTCAAAGAACGCGGAAATTGCTATTGTTATGGGATCTAAAAGTGATTGGGCTACAATGTCTGAAGCCGCACAAATTTTAGATCAATTTGGTTTGAACTACCACGTTGAGGTCGTCTCTGCTCACCGTACACCCGATAAACTTTTCTCTTTTGCTGAATCCGCCCAAGCTCAAGGCTATAAAGTCATTATTGCTGGAGCAGGTGGTGCAGCCCATTTACCTGGTATGATTGCAGCCAAAACTATTGTACCTGTGCTAGGCGTACCAGTGAAAAGCTCAATGTTAAGCGGTGTAGATAGCCTTTACTCTATCGTACAAATGCCAAAAGGCATTCCTGTTGGTACACTTGCTATTGGCCCTGCAGGTGCAGCAAATGCAGGCTTATTAGCCGCTCAAATTCTAGCTGCTTTCAATCCTGAAATTGCAGAAAAGTTACACGCTTTCCGCCAAAATCAAACTAAAGTGGTGTTAGATAATCCAGATCCCCGCATGGAATAG